A stretch of the Pseudoalteromonas phenolica genome encodes the following:
- a CDS encoding PhzF family phenazine biosynthesis protein, with protein sequence MSVTKATLVNSFTLDGKGGNPAGVVLNADDLSKSEKLKIAQAVGYSETAFVSKDDEVDFEVSFFTVTDEVDFCGHATLATFSTLFSKNLISAGKYKQRTKAGILSVNVEEDGRVVMEQACPSYLQTFEYDDIAELIGLPFDILSSTQLPIEVISTGLNDVIVPVPLGYLDKLEVDNEKLSEFCDKYDLIGMHAFELNDSDSEFTASCRNFAPLFGIPEESATGSSSGALACYLVKHVFAGEETFDFVFEQGRAMGCASRLSASVKLENGQVSKIEVGGEAKEIGALKVS encoded by the coding sequence TTGTCGGTTACAAAGGCTACTTTGGTTAATTCGTTCACATTGGATGGTAAGGGCGGGAATCCTGCCGGTGTTGTACTAAACGCAGATGACTTGTCTAAGTCAGAAAAACTCAAAATAGCACAAGCGGTTGGTTACTCAGAAACTGCGTTTGTCTCAAAAGATGATGAGGTTGATTTTGAAGTGTCGTTTTTTACTGTCACTGATGAAGTTGACTTTTGCGGTCATGCGACGCTTGCTACTTTTTCGACTTTATTTAGCAAGAATCTAATTTCTGCAGGCAAGTATAAACAACGCACGAAAGCCGGCATTTTATCAGTTAATGTTGAAGAAGATGGTCGTGTAGTGATGGAGCAAGCTTGCCCGAGTTACTTGCAGACTTTCGAATATGACGATATTGCTGAATTAATTGGTTTACCGTTTGATATATTATCTTCAACTCAGTTACCCATTGAAGTCATTTCCACAGGCTTAAATGATGTGATTGTGCCCGTGCCTTTAGGGTATTTAGACAAATTAGAAGTAGATAACGAGAAGCTTAGCGAGTTTTGTGACAAGTACGATTTAATTGGCATGCATGCTTTTGAGCTAAATGATTCTGACAGTGAATTCACTGCCAGTTGCAGAAATTTCGCGCCGCTTTTTGGTATTCCAGAAGAGTCAGCGACAGGCAGTTCAAGTGGCGCTTTGGCTTGTTATCTTGTTAAGCATGTTTTTGCAGGCGAAGAGACATTTGATTTTGTTTTTGAACAAGGTCGCGCTATGGGTTGTGCGTCCAGGTTGAGTGCGAGTGTAAAATTAGAAAACGGCCAAGTAAGCAAAATCGAGGTAGGTGGTGAAGCTAAAGAAATAGGCGCTCTAAAGGTAAGCTGA